The stretch of DNA TTCTTTCATCTTAGCTTTGAGCTGCATCATTTCATGGTATATACCCTAGGACCCCAGTCCAAGCAAGCCCTTCGTAATAACTTTCTTTGTTGCCTTCCCGTTCTTATTTTTCTTCTTGTTTAACATTTTTATTTATGATTCCTTACTTTTCTTATCAATACAACTTAATGTCATTTTAGGTTACTGGGAGCGAGGATGAGTATGATCCCGGAGGAAAAATGGCTCACGGCTATTATCCAGATGATGTTTACATTGACGAGGATGGTCAGCTGTCGTGGTTTAATACTGGTGTTAGAGTTGGTGTAGGCATTGGCCTTGGTATGTGTCTTGGCCTTGGTATTGGTGTTGGACTACTTATGCGTTCATATCAAACGACCACCAGGAACTTTAGGAGGAGATTCTTCTGATGGTTATAATTTCATGAGTGAGCATTTGATCAGAGAATGATAGATAAGATGAAAACGAATACAATGCTTATGACCGTTTGGTTTGAGTGAAATGTCGGAGTTGAGTTGTATGAGAgttggttgtggtgttgtgaggAATGTCAGAAACTGCTTTGTCTGAGTTAGGTTTGTAATGTCCAATAGTCTGTTCAGTGAGTCTTTATGCGACAGCATGTCTGACCAACACAGGTACTCGTGTAGTCGTGTATTCCTCATGTGTGTTGGTCTCACAtgtaagaccgtctcatataaGTATGTGTAGTTTGATTTATGTGTATATTCGAGGTTTTAGGTGTTTGTCTAGGAAGGCGGTGTATAAATTGCCTCATCCGGCTATGTTTGTTGGTTTCCCACATAATTTGTTTAACTGTGTAGAGGACTAGAGGTACATAAGTTTTGTCCGAAAGATGTAAAAGACTAAAGGGTATATATTCTCCCtgtaatttttattttgttttagaattgtcaaattgtcaattctGGTCATTGTTTTGTTTATTTGCTTCTTGAACCCTTGGTTGTCGGTATTGCCTCCTTTCTACACCACAAGATGACTATCCTCGGTGTCTTGACTTGGCTTAATCATCTCAAGGTCAGGGTCGAGATGCACTTGACAATTGACATGAATGGTCGTTGTGCATTCATTTGAGGATATGCTTGGTATGCAAAAATCACTGTCAACCGTAATTGTTGATTGTCTGTTTAATGGTAGCCATGTATAGAAAATGAGAGAAAAAAAGTAGCGGATATGAATATACAGCACGATTGTTTCGGTATTGTCAACTTTAGGTGATGTTGATGTCAAACTTGTTACTTTAGTACTAGTTGATAATCCTTATTACGTGAATTCAACAAAATATAGACGgtcccttcaaaaaaaaaaaaaaaaatatagacgGTGGTGAACAAATTTCTTGATTTTTCGATACTATGAAATGAATATCTATTTTCTCGTCAGCGCAGAGCGATCCCTCCCTCTGACCTTCCCCCCACTTATTCACCAATGGCTAGGAATTGAATTataaaaatggttcacacatacACGAATAACAcattaatattttttttcatttattcaGATACACTAACGATATTTGAGTTTATCCAGCATGAGATAATGCTGGATATTCTTATTCTATAATTCGTGATTTTAATATTAATCTCATAACACACCCTGCTATCacattattattttgtaataatTTTACTTATAATACCCCCTAGGACCTTGAGGAGCAGAACCGGCGCAGTTAAGTGAGGAAAGTGACCTTGAGTCAGCAATATTATCAGCTGTGAATGGCCACCTAAACGTTTCTTTGTGAAATATGCAACTTTATCTGGCACCGCGAAATCCTTTTTGACATGGATGATAGTGGTCGGAACGCGCACTTTGGGCAAAAGCGACCGCCAATCACTCAATAAAGCGGCTTTGACCACACTGAGAGTAATTTTGGGATTCATCTTCATTAGGCTATTCTCATATGTCGATATAGCAATCTTATCATTCACCCCAATCGCTTTCGGGGCAAACGTTTGGACCCAATCTCTGTAGTTTTGGCTAATATGTTTGAATATCATTTCGACGTCATGCTTGCTAAATCCTCCGTAGTAACCTCGATCATTTAGGTACCTACAAAAAAATAAGCGGACTTAATTAATCCGTCATGCTTgaattttctaaaaaaaaaaatgacgagTAAATAAAATACCTTGGGTTGGGAGTTAAAAGAATAAGATGTCGAAAGAGACGAGGACGTCTAACAGCAGCTATGCATCCAATCATGGCACCCATGGAATGACCCATGTAAATGACTTGATCAACTTTAAGTTCATCAAGTACATTCACCAAATCGGTCGCATAGCCACTATAATTCGAGTACTTTTGAGGTTGATACATTGGTGGGGAGACATTGGGAGAGAATGCTAAGTCGAAAACAATGATCTTAAGATGGAAAAAATAAGCAAGAAATGGGATTATATTTTGCCAAACACTCTGAGTAGTACCGAGACCATGTACCAATACTAGTGCTTGGTTGCTGCTTAAATTTCCGTACACATTTCCATTCAAGGCTCTGAAAATACCGTGATTGCTTTCCATATTATAGTTTCGTATTTCTTATCTATCGAAGATTTGAGGTTCTGACTCGGCCACTGATCTTGATTTTGTAGTtctatatatatagagagaaatCTGAAGTTTAACTAATACTACACGACTTTGTTTAGCTATTTTGGTAGTACTAAGTTTTGATAATGAAGTTTCGTATTTGTTGGTCACTTTAATTTGTGTGTAAAACTGAAAATGCAACTGAATAATGAGAGTGTGATCGTTTGGCTATGCTTTCAAATTAAAGTTTTCTTATGCTTGTCAATTTCATTTCTAGTTCATTGTTGTTCTCCATACGTTTCTTAAGGCTCAACTTCATTTATCACTTCTGAGTGGATCTTAACAAACTACTACCTTGAATTTCAATGTGAGCAAAGTATTTATAACACCTTACCAACTTATGTTAGACCTCGCAAACGGGTCAACCTGGTCATGTGCGGGTTGGGGTGGTTGGATCAGGTCAATTTCGGGTTTTTAAGAATTCGGGTAAGATTGAACCAAGTGACTTCGAGTTCTGTTTTTTTTCGGGTCAaatattatcaagttatttatgtCAGCATCCAACATTAATTGGGGTGTTCAGTGTTTACAGttcaccggtccaaaaccggaccaACTGGATGAACCTGTTGCATACGGATTGCCACTTATCCCAAGGCCGGGAACCAGACCGATTTGGAGAGATCCGGACCAGAACCCTTTATGTTCGGTTTTGGACCCCGGCCCGGTTCTACTTAAGGGtaaatttagtttttttttttttttttttagtgtggACCGTACCGGACCTGTGACCGGTCACCATATTTTGGGGACCCGGAGATCGGACCGCTATGTATTCGGGCTAGATCGGACTGGATCAGGGGTTCGGGTCGGTCCGGACCACTTTTTGAACACCCTAAACATTAAACATTCGAGTCGGGTCATACAAGGGTACGTCAATTCAAATTTTTTATTTATGGGTCAAGTTAGGGTTCCTCAATTTGGGTGTCGGTTTGTCAATTTTACTAGGTCTAGTTACAACCAAGCTTGAAGCCACCAATTTTGACAAGCCAACATGTAGACCTGACAAACGGGTCAACCTGGTTGGGTTGGGGTCATGTCAGTTTGGGTCGGTCAATTTCGGGTTAGCAGAGTTCAGGCCAGGTTCAAATTATTTCTGATTCGGATAATTTTCAAATCAACTATTATCACGTTTTTCATGGATACTATTCAGTTTGGAACAACTATATTAGGACAAGTCAATTCGAATTTAGGTCAAGCTCGGGTTTTGAGTTATGGTGTCGAGTCGAGTACGGGTCGGATTATTCAGGTCAGGTCCATATTGCCAAGTCTACCAACATGTTGGGACTTAGAGTACATGTTCATACCGTCCTTCAATGGACAAACCAACATGAAAGAGTTTACAAAGTCCATTATTTCACAATGGGCTTTTTATCGGACTTGGACTTAA from Silene latifolia isolate original U9 population chromosome 10, ASM4854445v1, whole genome shotgun sequence encodes:
- the LOC141607073 gene encoding strigolactone esterase D14-like, with translation MESNHGIFRALNGNVYGNLSSNQALVLVHGLGTTQSVWQNIIPFLAYFFHLKIIVFDLAFSPNVSPPMYQPQKYSNYSGYATDLVNVLDELKVDQVIYMGHSMGAMIGCIAAVRRPRLFRHLILLTPNPRYLNDRGYYGGFSKHDVEMIFKHISQNYRDWVQTFAPKAIGVNDKIAISTYENSLMKMNPKITLSVVKAALLSDWRSLLPKVRVPTTIIHVKKDFAVPDKVAYFTKKRLGGHSQLIILLTQGHFPHLTAPVLLLKVLGGIISKIITK